The Thamnophis elegans isolate rThaEle1 chromosome Z, rThaEle1.pri, whole genome shotgun sequence genome contains a region encoding:
- the FGF21 gene encoding fibroblast growth factor 21, which translates to MLSVSVLLQRSGYFLLPINLLFWAVLVPRTVASPVPDSNPLYQFDGQVRLRHLYTANERTQLHLEIFSDGTVRGAKYQNAFSLMEIKAVKLGIIRILATKTSRFLCMDSEGHLYGSLSYSEQDCNFREMVLRDGYNVYYSEAYNLPVSLSMMENLSQNRQLPPFSQFLPLVNKVPLEPMIMDYEYIQQVHDIESADPFNIMGQNQDLRSPSFAFR; encoded by the exons ATGCTGTCCGTTTCAGTTCTTCTCCAACGCAGCGGTTATTTCCTGCTTCCCATTAACCTGCTCTTCTGGGCTGTGTTGGTCCCCAGGACTGTGGCCTCCCCAGTGCCAGATTCCAACCCTCTGTACCAGTTTGATGGGCAAGTCCGGCTTCGCCATCTCTACACGGCCAATGAACGGACCCAGCTCCACCTGGAGATCTTCTCAGATGGGACGGTGCGTGGCGCCAAATACCAGAACGCCTTCA GTTTGATGGAAATCAAAGCAGTGAAGTTGGGGATCATTCGTATATTAGCTACGAAAACTTCTAGATTTCTTTGCATGGATTCTGAAGGACATCTATATGGCTCA CTGTCCTACTCAGAACAGGACTGTAACTTCCGCGAGATGGTTCTTCGAGATGGCTATAACGTGTACTATTCAGAGGCCTACAATCTTCCCGTGAGCCTCAGCATGATGGAGAATTTGTCCCAGAACCGTCAGCTGCCCCCTTTCTCCCAGTTCTTACCTTTAGTAAACAAGGTTCCCCTTGAACCCATGATTATGGACTACGAATACATTCAACAGGTACATGACATAGAGTCGGCTGATCCCTTCAACATAATGGGTCAAAATCAGGACTTGAGAAGCCCAAGTTTTGCCTTCAGATAG
- the TNNI3 gene encoding troponin I, cardiac muscle — translation MAEEEEITYEEEEEEEYIEEEAQETIVETKKAPVAPKPAPPPATVPPLRRKSSANYRAYAIEPHDKIKCKISASRKLQLKSMMLQVAKREMEKEEEERSQDKERFLSDRCIPLEVAGLSLTELQEVCRQFHAQIDKIDEERYDMEARVNKSINEIQDLNQKIFDLRGKFKRPALRRVRLSADAMMQALLGSKHKVSMDLRANLKQVKKDDTEKENREVGDWRKNIDALSGMEGRKKIFETSVAGQA, via the exons ATGGCAGAAGA GGAAGAGATCACT tatgaagaagaggaagaggaggaatacaTAGAGGAGGAAGCACAGGAAACTATTGTGGAGACAAAAAAGGCACCAGTGGCTCCCAAACCTGCCCCTCCTCCTGCAACGGTGCCTCCCTTACGCCGAAAATCATCTGCCAATTATCGGGCCTATGCCATTGAGCCACATGACAAG ATAAAATGCAAGATATCAGCTTCTCGGAAATTGCAACTCAAG TCAATGATGCTCCAAGTGGCTAAGAgggaaatggaaaaggaagaagaagaacgcTCCCAAGACAAAGAGAGGTTTCTCTCGGACCGCTGCATCCCTTTAGAAGTGGCGGGACTCAGCCTCACGGAATTGCAG GAGGTTTGTCGGCAGTTCCATGCGCAAATCGACAAAATTGATGAGGAGCGTTATGACATGGAGGCCCGAGTCAATAAGAGCATCAACGAG ATCCAAGATTTGAACCAGAAGATTTTTGACCTGCGAGGCAAATTTAAGCGCCCTGCTCTTCGCCGGGTGCGCCTCTCAGCTGATGCCATGATGCAGGCCTTGCTTGGCTCCAAGCATAAGGTCTCCATGGATCTGAGAGCCAACCTCAAACAGGTCAAGAAAGATGACACAGAGAAG GAGAATCGGGAAGTAGGTGATTGGCGGAAGAATATCGATGCTCTGAGCGGCATGGAAGGGCGCAAGAAAATATTTGAGACCTCGGTCGCAGGGCAAGCCTGA